One window of Buchnera aphidicola genomic DNA carries:
- the hslV gene encoding ATP-dependent protease subunit HslV: protein MTTILSVRAHGKVVIGGDGQVTFGNTVMKSNVKKVRSIYHNKVITGFAGATADAFTLFELFEKKLEKCQGHLQRAAIELAKDWRTDRLLRKLEALLAVADKNNSLIISGNGDVIQPEHDIIAIGSGGPFAQAAAYSLVYNTNLSAFDIVKKSLEIASKICIYTNQSFTIKEISSEK from the coding sequence ATGACAACCATACTAAGCGTGCGCGCGCACGGAAAAGTAGTAATCGGAGGAGATGGTCAGGTTACTTTCGGAAATACCGTTATGAAAAGTAATGTAAAAAAAGTTAGATCAATTTACCATAACAAGGTTATTACTGGATTTGCAGGCGCCACTGCAGATGCCTTTACATTATTTGAGCTATTTGAAAAAAAACTAGAAAAATGCCAAGGACACCTACAACGAGCGGCTATTGAGTTAGCTAAAGATTGGAGAACAGATCGACTATTAAGAAAACTCGAGGCCTTGCTAGCGGTTGCTGACAAAAACAACTCTCTTATTATTTCAGGCAACGGAGATGTTATACAACCAGAACATGATATTATTGCTATTGGTTCAGGAGGTCCTTTTGCACAAGCAGCAGCTTATTCGTTAGTATATAATACTAATTTAAGTGCATTTGATATAGTAAAAAAATCACTAGAAATCGCCTCTAAAATATGCATATATACAAACCAGTCATTTACTATTAAAGAAATATCCTCAGAAAAGTAA
- a CDS encoding UvrD-helicase domain-containing protein: MILNKIQKQAIHIINNPCLILAGAGSGKTSVIINKVITLIKIYHYDPKKIIAVTFTNKAAKEIELRLFNKLSTNQVHDITVSTFHALGLKIIRHEYKLLGLTSNFTLFDDQEQIRLLKNIISTNKQYNNISFLKKLHNQIAGWKNKLLNPQSARKCISSLLEEQCISFYEQYNSFLKEHNILDFNDLIYLPTILLAENINIRLKWQKKIQYLLVDEYQDINISQYQLIKLLCGYNSNFTVVGDDDQSIYSWRGAQQKVFHLLKYDFPNLNIIKMEQNYRSSKRILHAANILISNNINFFNKKLFSELDYGNRIYVSVFNDEIQEAKKIIQYITYHKRRYNTTYRDYAILYRSNYQVKVVESELIYKNIPYYIHSGNSFFSLSEIKDLLSYLRLIVNHHDDFAFLRIINTPNRKIGLVTVSKLKIFAKCNKMSLFNASTDNRMAQQLSKNTVLYLHSFVLWIIKLSALLSDFPEKILKRIMKDINYFSWINQRYKDRILIDRRTQDVIFFSKWLKKMLIGSKGNPPLRLEEVLIRFICGDFDCSLQNNKIKHLNKLQLMTIHASKGLEFLVVCIIGIEEGTLPHHKSILDNNVTEERRLMYVGMTRAKQQLFLSFCKKKKKFGIMVHLQPSRFLLELPKREIRWITY; this comes from the coding sequence ATGATTTTAAATAAAATTCAAAAACAAGCAATTCATATTATTAATAATCCATGTTTAATTTTAGCTGGCGCAGGTTCGGGAAAAACAAGTGTAATTATTAATAAAGTTATAACTTTAATTAAAATTTATCACTATGATCCTAAAAAAATTATAGCAGTAACTTTTACTAATAAAGCAGCTAAAGAGATTGAATTGCGTTTATTCAATAAATTATCTACGAATCAAGTCCACGATATTACTGTGTCTACATTTCATGCGCTAGGTTTAAAAATTATTCGTCATGAATACAAATTATTAGGATTAACTTCAAATTTTACGTTGTTTGATGATCAAGAGCAAATACGTTTATTGAAAAATATTATTTCAACTAATAAGCAATATAACAATATCTCTTTCTTAAAAAAACTGCATAATCAAATTGCTGGTTGGAAAAATAAATTATTAAACCCCCAGTCAGCAAGAAAATGTATTTCTTCTCTTTTAGAAGAACAATGTATTTCATTTTACGAGCAATACAATTCTTTTCTTAAAGAGCATAATATATTAGATTTTAATGATTTAATTTATTTACCAACTATTTTATTAGCAGAAAATATAAATATTAGATTGAAATGGCAAAAAAAAATTCAATATTTGTTAGTAGATGAATATCAAGATATTAATATTAGTCAATATCAGTTAATTAAATTATTATGTGGTTATAATTCTAATTTTACAGTTGTAGGAGATGATGACCAGTCAATTTATTCATGGAGAGGAGCTCAACAAAAAGTTTTTCATTTATTAAAATATGATTTTCCAAATTTAAATATCATAAAAATGGAACAAAATTATCGTTCTTCGAAGCGAATTTTACATGCAGCAAATATTTTAATCTCTAATAACATAAATTTTTTTAATAAAAAGTTATTTTCAGAATTAGATTACGGTAATAGGATTTATGTATCCGTTTTTAATGATGAGATACAAGAAGCAAAAAAAATTATTCAATATATTACTTATCATAAACGTCGATATAATACTACATATCGAGATTACGCCATTTTATATCGAAGCAATTATCAGGTAAAAGTCGTAGAATCAGAGTTAATTTATAAAAATATACCGTATTATATTCATTCCGGAAATTCTTTTTTTAGTTTATCTGAAATCAAAGACTTATTGTCATATTTACGATTAATTGTTAATCATCATGATGATTTTGCTTTTTTGCGTATTATTAATACGCCTAACCGAAAAATCGGTTTAGTTACAGTATCTAAATTAAAGATTTTTGCTAAATGTAATAAAATGAGTTTATTTAATGCTAGCACCGATAATCGAATGGCACAACAATTAAGTAAAAATACTGTTCTTTATTTGCATAGCTTTGTGCTTTGGATAATAAAACTTTCTGCTCTTTTATCTGATTTTCCTGAAAAAATTTTAAAGCGCATTATGAAAGATATAAATTATTTTTCATGGATTAATCAGCGCTACAAAGATAGAATACTAATAGATAGAAGAACTCAAGATGTAATTTTTTTCTCTAAATGGTTGAAAAAGATGTTAATTGGAAGCAAGGGTAATCCGCCGCTTCGCCTAGAAGAGGTATTAATACGGTTTATTTGCGGAGATTTTGATTGTTCGTTACAGAACAATAAAATTAAGCATCTGAATAAGCTGCAATTAATGACTATTCATGCATCTAAAGGATTAGAATTTTTAGTAGTATGTATTATCGGCATAGAAGAAGGAACTTTACCGCATCACAAAAGTATTCTTGATAATAATGTTACCGAAGAGCGTCGTTTAATGTATGTGGGCATGACTCGAGCAAAACAACAGTTGTTTCTCAGTTTTTGTAAAAAAAAAAAAAAATTTGGTATAATGGTTCATTTACAACCAAGTCGGTTTTTACTTGAATTACCGAAGCGCGAAATACGCTGGATAACGTATTAA
- the trxA gene encoding thioredoxin: MEITKIIELTDQNFEKNVFLSNKPFLVDFWADWCGPCKVLSPILEEIACEYSEKIIVGTVNIDMNKKTPIMYSIRGIPTLLLFEKNKILGKKVGVISKIELTNFLDEKLS, encoded by the coding sequence ATGGAAATTACTAAAATTATTGAATTAACAGATCAGAATTTTGAAAAAAATGTATTTTTGTCAAACAAACCTTTCTTAGTCGATTTTTGGGCAGATTGGTGTGGACCTTGCAAAGTTTTATCACCAATATTAGAAGAAATTGCTTGTGAATATTCAGAAAAAATTATTGTAGGAACAGTGAATATTGATATGAATAAAAAAACACCTATTATGTATTCTATTCGAGGCATTCCTACTTTATTATTGTTTGAAAAGAATAAAATTTTAGGAAAAAAAGTTGGGGTTATTTCAAAAATAGAATTAACAAATTTTTTAGATGAAAAATTATCATAA
- the pgi gene encoding glucose-6-phosphate isomerase, whose product MKNINPTQTYAWNQLRNHFLDIKAIHIKDLFFMDKYRFKKNSIVFQDFMIVDFSKNRITKQTLQLLLELARECFLEEAIQDMFAGKLINATENRAVLHTALRNTSDKSITVNHINIMAEINKELEKIKIFSNLVIQGRWKGYTGKSISDIVNVGIGGSYLGPYMVTEALRAYKNHLNVHYISNIDGTDVTEVLRKINLETTIFLIASKSFSTDETLSNANYLKHWCVLKTNNPQYLENHFFALCDNAHLAVKFGIKYENIFKFWDWVGGRFSLWSSSGLSIALSIGFKNFKLLLNGAHAMDQHFLHSKLSQNIPVILALVSIWYTNFFHTETEAIFPYDAYMHALPEYLQQSVMESNGKSVDRNGCLVGWKTSPIIWGQSGTNGQHSFFQLLHQGTFLVPCDFIIPVISHNSVNNHHEKLLSNFLAQTRSLAFGSNYASEKKGFLNYRTEYPNLVHKLCSGNQPTNSIMLKKITPYSLGSLLALYEHKVFTQGVILNIFSFDQWGVELGKSFAEKIYKNIEKEISHESYDSSTLGLLNIYKAWRSR is encoded by the coding sequence ATGAAAAATATTAATCCTACTCAAACATATGCGTGGAATCAGTTAAGAAATCACTTTTTAGATATTAAAGCAATTCATATAAAAGATTTATTTTTTATGGATAAGTATAGGTTTAAGAAGAATTCGATTGTTTTTCAGGATTTTATGATAGTAGATTTTTCTAAGAATCGCATTACTAAACAAACATTGCAATTGTTATTGGAGTTAGCAAGGGAGTGTTTTTTAGAAGAAGCAATACAGGATATGTTTGCAGGAAAATTAATTAATGCAACAGAAAATCGAGCTGTGCTGCATACAGCTTTGCGTAATACCAGTGATAAAAGTATTACCGTGAATCATATAAACATCATGGCAGAAATTAACAAAGAATTAGAAAAAATAAAAATTTTTTCTAATTTAGTCATTCAGGGCCGGTGGAAAGGATATACAGGAAAAAGCATTTCAGATATTGTTAACGTTGGAATTGGAGGCTCTTATCTTGGCCCTTATATGGTCACTGAAGCTTTAAGAGCTTATAAAAACCATTTAAACGTTCATTATATCTCAAATATTGATGGTACTGACGTTACAGAAGTATTACGAAAGATCAATTTAGAAACGACAATTTTTTTAATAGCCTCGAAATCGTTTTCTACCGATGAAACCCTTAGTAATGCTAATTATTTAAAACATTGGTGTGTTTTAAAAACTAATAATCCACAATATTTAGAAAATCATTTTTTTGCTTTATGTGACAACGCGCACTTAGCAGTAAAGTTTGGTATTAAATATGAAAATATTTTTAAATTTTGGGATTGGGTGGGAGGTCGATTTTCTTTATGGTCGTCTTCAGGATTATCAATTGCTTTATCAATTGGTTTTAAGAATTTTAAATTATTATTAAATGGCGCGCATGCCATGGATCAGCATTTTTTACATTCTAAATTATCCCAAAATATTCCCGTTATTCTAGCTTTAGTTAGCATTTGGTACACTAATTTTTTTCATACAGAAACTGAAGCTATTTTTCCGTATGACGCATATATGCATGCTTTGCCCGAATATTTGCAACAAAGTGTCATGGAGTCGAACGGAAAATCAGTAGATCGAAACGGATGTCTGGTTGGTTGGAAGACTAGTCCGATTATTTGGGGGCAATCAGGTACAAATGGTCAACATTCGTTTTTTCAATTACTTCATCAGGGCACTTTTTTAGTTCCATGTGATTTTATTATTCCAGTGATTAGCCATAACTCCGTTAATAATCATCATGAAAAATTATTATCCAATTTTTTAGCTCAGACGCGCTCTTTAGCTTTTGGAAGTAACTATGCTTCAGAGAAAAAAGGTTTTTTAAACTATCGTACTGAGTATCCTAATCTCGTGCATAAACTTTGCTCAGGTAATCAGCCCACTAATTCTATTATGTTAAAAAAAATTACCCCATACTCTTTAGGGTCCTTGCTAGCCTTATATGAGCACAAAGTATTTACTCAAGGAGTGATTCTTAATATTTTTAGTTTTGATCAATGGGGAGTAGAATTGGGCAAATCCTTCGCGGAAAAAATATATAAAAATATTGAGAAAGAAATATCTCATGAATCATATGATTCTTCTACACTTGGTTTATTAAATATTTATAAGGCATGGCGCTCTAGATAA
- the rho gene encoding transcription termination factor Rho produces MNLTELKNTSVSKLIILGQSIGLENLARIRKQDIIFSILKQHSKSGEDIFGDGVLEILQDGFGFLRSSDSSYLAGPDDIYVSPSQIRRFNLRTGDTISGKIRPPKEGERYFALLKVNKVNYDKPENSRSKILFENLTPLHANSRLKMEQGNGSKEDLTARVLDLASPIGRGQRGLIVAPPKAGKTMLLQNIAQSIAHNHPDCVLMVLLIDERPEEVTEMQRLVKGEVVASTFDEPASRHVQVAEMVIERAKRLVEHKKDVIILLDSITRLARAYNTVVPSSGKVLTGGVDANALHRPKRFFGAARNVKEGGSLTIIATALIDTGSKMDEVIYEEFKGTGNMELPLSRKIAEKRVFPAIDYNRSGTRKEELLTNPEELQKMWILRKIIHPMSEIDAMEFLINKLSMTKTNNQFFDMMKRSK; encoded by the coding sequence ATGAATCTTACCGAATTAAAAAATACTTCCGTTTCGAAACTCATTATCTTAGGCCAAAGTATTGGTCTAGAAAATTTAGCGCGTATACGAAAACAAGATATTATTTTTTCTATACTCAAACAACACTCAAAAAGCGGAGAAGATATATTTGGCGATGGTGTTTTAGAAATTTTACAAGATGGATTTGGTTTTTTAAGATCGTCTGACAGCTCTTACTTAGCAGGTCCTGATGATATATATGTTTCTCCTAGTCAGATTCGTCGATTTAATTTAAGAACCGGAGATACTATTTCTGGAAAAATTAGACCCCCTAAGGAAGGAGAAAGATATTTTGCTTTGCTCAAGGTAAATAAAGTGAATTATGATAAACCAGAAAATTCACGTAGTAAAATTTTGTTTGAAAATTTAACTCCACTGCATGCTAATTCTAGATTGAAAATGGAACAAGGAAATGGATCTAAAGAAGATTTAACTGCGCGCGTATTAGATTTAGCTTCTCCAATCGGCCGAGGACAAAGAGGATTAATCGTAGCCCCCCCTAAAGCCGGAAAAACCATGTTATTGCAAAACATTGCACAAAGTATTGCGCATAATCACCCTGATTGTGTTTTAATGGTTTTATTAATCGATGAACGTCCAGAAGAAGTAACTGAAATGCAACGCTTAGTCAAAGGAGAAGTTGTTGCATCTACTTTTGATGAACCTGCTTCTAGACATGTGCAGGTAGCAGAAATGGTTATTGAAAGAGCAAAACGATTGGTTGAGCATAAAAAAGATGTAATTATATTATTAGATTCCATTACTCGATTAGCTAGAGCATATAATACAGTAGTCCCTTCCTCTGGAAAAGTTTTAACAGGAGGAGTTGATGCCAATGCATTACATAGGCCTAAAAGATTTTTTGGCGCAGCACGAAATGTTAAGGAAGGCGGGAGTTTAACTATTATTGCAACGGCATTAATTGATACAGGCTCTAAAATGGATGAAGTTATTTACGAGGAATTTAAAGGAACCGGTAATATGGAATTACCTTTATCCCGAAAAATAGCAGAAAAACGCGTGTTTCCGGCTATTGATTACAACCGCTCTGGTACTAGAAAAGAGGAGTTATTAACGAATCCTGAAGAGTTACAAAAAATGTGGATTTTGCGTAAGATCATCCATCCTATGAGCGAAATAGATGCTATGGAATTTTTAATCAATAAATTATCTATGACAAAAACCAATAATCAATTTTTCGATATGATGAAACGATCTAAATAA
- the rpmE gene encoding 50S ribosomal protein L31, with the protein MKKNIHPEYKKIFAICSCGYKISIFSTKKSDMLLDRCSQCHPFYTGKQRTTNTKGRIQRFQKRFNISNIE; encoded by the coding sequence ATGAAAAAAAATATTCATCCAGAATATAAAAAAATTTTTGCAATTTGTTCATGTGGATATAAAATTTCAATTTTTTCTACTAAAAAATCTGATATGTTGCTTGATCGTTGTTCTCAATGTCATCCTTTTTATACAGGAAAACAGAGAACAACGAACACAAAGGGCCGCATACAAAGATTTCAGAAACGTTTTAATATTTCTAATATAGAATAA
- the hslU gene encoding ATP-dependent protease ATPase subunit HslU produces MSAMTPQKIVQELDKYIIGQENAKRAVAIALRNRWRRRQLSNDLRYEVTPKNILMIGPTGVGKTEIARRLAKLANAPFIKVEATKFTEVGYVGKEVDSIIRDLMDLAIKMMRLKSIQSNKKQAKKKAEEKILKILIPTPDKTQTPEQNIKKPETTIQIFRQQLREGKLDNKKIEIQLNSSLTGVEMMSSSGMEELTNQLQSLFQSFSEKKKKSRRLKIKDAMKFIIEEEAVKLINLETLKKNAIHSVEQNSIVFIDEIDKICRTDSSIPNNTEVSREGVQRDLLPLIEGCTVFTKFGSVKTDHILFIASGAFQTSTPSDLIPELQGRLPIRVELNALKIDDFERILTEPNASIVTQYTSLIKTEGVDVFFTKKGIRKIAEVAWKINETIENIGARRLYTVLEKLMEDISFHANEQYGQRIYIDEKYVTLHLDKLIENKDLSRFIL; encoded by the coding sequence ATGTCAGCAATGACTCCTCAAAAAATTGTACAGGAATTAGATAAATATATTATTGGCCAAGAAAATGCAAAACGAGCTGTGGCTATTGCTTTAAGAAATCGTTGGAGAAGACGGCAATTGAGTAACGATCTGCGCTACGAAGTAACTCCAAAAAATATTTTAATGATTGGACCTACTGGAGTAGGAAAAACAGAAATTGCTCGCAGGCTAGCTAAACTAGCGAACGCTCCGTTTATTAAGGTAGAAGCAACTAAATTTACTGAAGTTGGATATGTGGGAAAAGAAGTTGATTCTATCATCCGGGACTTAATGGATTTAGCGATAAAAATGATGCGCCTAAAGAGCATTCAAAGTAATAAAAAACAAGCAAAAAAAAAAGCAGAAGAAAAAATTTTAAAAATTTTAATACCTACACCAGACAAAACACAAACGCCTGAACAGAACATAAAAAAACCTGAAACTACTATTCAAATTTTCCGACAACAATTACGTGAAGGAAAATTAGATAACAAAAAAATTGAAATACAGCTAAACTCTTCTCTAACAGGCGTGGAAATGATGTCCTCCTCCGGTATGGAAGAATTAACAAATCAACTACAATCCTTATTTCAAAGTTTTAGTGAAAAGAAAAAAAAATCTCGTAGATTAAAAATAAAAGATGCAATGAAATTCATCATTGAAGAAGAAGCTGTTAAATTAATTAATTTAGAAACACTCAAGAAAAATGCTATACATTCAGTAGAACAAAATAGCATTGTATTTATTGATGAAATTGATAAAATTTGTAGAACTGATTCCTCAATACCAAACAATACTGAAGTGTCAAGAGAAGGAGTTCAAAGAGATTTATTACCGTTAATTGAAGGATGCACTGTATTTACAAAATTTGGATCCGTAAAAACTGATCATATTTTATTTATAGCTTCGGGCGCATTTCAAACATCTACTCCTTCAGATTTAATTCCGGAATTACAAGGAAGGTTACCTATACGTGTCGAGTTAAATGCATTAAAAATAGATGATTTCGAACGAATTTTAACAGAACCCAACGCATCTATTGTTACACAATATACTTCTTTAATAAAAACTGAAGGAGTAGATGTTTTTTTTACAAAAAAAGGAATTCGTAAAATAGCAGAAGTTGCATGGAAAATTAATGAAACTATAGAAAATATTGGTGCACGCAGATTATATACCGTATTAGAAAAATTGATGGAAGATATTTCATTTCACGCAAATGAACAATATGGACAAAGAATTTATATTGATGAAAAATATGTAACCTTACATTTAGACAAACTGATAGAAAATAAAGACTTAAGTCGATTTATTTTATAA
- the zapB gene encoding cell division protein ZapB: MVLDVFSNLEIKVKQSVDYIELLKTQIHNLQLKNKSLQEKLNNIYSIQKSIENKNLLIQEERIQWKKKLKMLLEKVNSLE; encoded by the coding sequence ATGGTTTTAGACGTATTCTCGAATCTAGAAATTAAAGTTAAACAATCAGTAGATTATATTGAATTATTGAAAACACAAATACATAATTTACAATTAAAAAACAAAAGCTTACAGGAAAAATTAAATAATATTTATTCTATACAAAAAAGTATAGAAAATAAAAATCTTTTAATTCAAGAAGAGCGTATTCAATGGAAGAAGAAACTAAAGATGTTGCTAGAAAAGGTTAATAGTCTAGAATAA
- the orn gene encoding oligoribonuclease, whose protein sequence is MPKKKYEHLIWVDLEMTGLNPRVHKILEISTIITDKYLKILDIGPNIIIFQKQKELKKMSSSVLGIHTRSKLINNIQNSHDDEASAEKKTLVFLKKWIPKNCSPMCGNTISTDRNFLIKYMPKLEKYFHYRNIDVSSIHELAKRWFSNTMQHVRKKKEHRSQQDLIESIEELKFYKKTIFSL, encoded by the coding sequence ATGCCAAAAAAAAAATATGAACATTTAATTTGGGTAGATTTAGAAATGACAGGATTAAATCCGCGCGTTCATAAAATTCTAGAAATATCTACAATTATAACAGATAAATATTTAAAAATTCTAGATATAGGACCTAATATAATAATTTTTCAAAAACAAAAAGAATTAAAAAAAATGAGTAGCTCTGTATTGGGTATACATACTAGAAGCAAATTAATTAACAATATTCAAAATAGTCACGACGACGAGGCAAGCGCAGAAAAAAAAACATTAGTATTCCTAAAAAAATGGATTCCTAAAAATTGTTCCCCAATGTGTGGCAACACAATATCTACAGATCGAAATTTTTTAATCAAATATATGCCTAAATTAGAAAAATATTTTCATTATAGAAACATCGATGTTAGCTCGATTCATGAATTAGCAAAACGCTGGTTTAGTAATACTATGCAACATGTAAGAAAAAAAAAAGAACACCGCTCTCAACAAGATTTAATTGAATCAATCGAGGAACTAAAATTCTACAAAAAAACCATATTTTCTTTGTAG
- a CDS encoding ferredoxin--NADP(+) reductase, which produces MSYWLNTKIISLNKWKNGLFTLKIQAPINSFVAGQFTKLSYINNQKKRIQRAYSFVNTPQEQILEFYILLIKEGKLTPKLYDIYNHKIFISKNAFGFFTLSELPPKKNLWMIATGTAIGPYFSILRHEDILKKFKKIILIYAVKYSENLNYLNVFNQLKQKYKSAITIKIILSQEKNKKYLYGRIPHLIYSGQLEERVQEPLSAEKSHVMLCGNPNMIQDTRKVLFTLKNMTKHFRRNPGHITSENYW; this is translated from the coding sequence ATGAGTTATTGGTTAAATACAAAAATCATAAGTCTTAACAAGTGGAAAAACGGTTTATTTACATTAAAAATACAGGCTCCAATTAATTCTTTTGTTGCCGGACAATTTACTAAATTATCGTATATTAATAATCAGAAAAAAAGAATACAAAGAGCATATTCCTTTGTTAATACGCCGCAAGAACAAATTCTAGAATTTTATATTCTATTAATTAAAGAAGGAAAACTCACCCCAAAATTATATGATATTTATAATCATAAAATTTTCATTTCTAAAAATGCATTTGGTTTTTTTACTCTATCTGAACTACCGCCAAAAAAAAATCTTTGGATGATTGCTACAGGAACCGCTATTGGGCCTTATTTTTCTATCTTAAGGCACGAAGATATTTTAAAAAAATTTAAAAAAATAATTTTAATATATGCAGTAAAATATAGCGAAAATCTTAATTATTTAAACGTGTTTAACCAATTAAAACAAAAATATAAAAGCGCAATCACTATTAAGATTATATTAAGCCAAGAAAAAAATAAAAAATATTTATACGGGCGCATTCCTCACTTAATTTATTCAGGACAGTTAGAAGAACGCGTTCAAGAGCCTCTTAGCGCCGAAAAATCGCATGTTATGCTTTGCGGAAATCCTAATATGATTCAAGATACACGAAAAGTATTATTTACGCTAAAAAATATGACTAAACATTTCCGAAGAAATCCAGGACATATTACTAGCGAAAATTACTGGTAA